In Leptolyngbya sp. SIO1E4, one DNA window encodes the following:
- a CDS encoding N-acetylmannosamine-6-phosphate 2-epimerase, with translation MMTDEILQSLKGNLVVSCQAPVASPLHHPTVIAAMAETAVLRGAVGVRIDTPDHIQAVRQRVTVPIIGLWKQVTPGSEVYITPQFHHAQAVTQAGADIVAIDATLRPRPGNETLPNLIDRIHQELAKPVMADVDTLAAARAAVDAGADLLGTTLYGYTADTEKLEPPGFQLLTDIVAELSVPCICEGGIASPQAAYDALELGAFSVVVGTAITGIDVLVSQYCSAIFRAETKSQL, from the coding sequence ATGATGACGGATGAAATCCTTCAATCTCTCAAGGGGAATCTCGTGGTCTCTTGCCAGGCCCCAGTCGCCTCTCCTCTGCATCATCCAACTGTCATTGCCGCCATGGCAGAGACAGCAGTTTTGAGGGGGGCTGTTGGTGTCCGCATCGATACGCCCGACCACATCCAAGCCGTTCGGCAGCGAGTAACCGTCCCCATTATTGGCCTTTGGAAGCAAGTGACGCCAGGCTCAGAAGTTTACATTACCCCTCAGTTTCACCATGCTCAGGCCGTAACTCAGGCAGGCGCTGATATTGTCGCGATCGATGCCACCCTGCGCCCACGGCCAGGAAATGAAACCTTGCCCAATCTCATTGATCGCATCCACCAAGAACTCGCCAAGCCCGTCATGGCAGACGTAGACACCTTAGCCGCCGCCAGAGCAGCCGTGGACGCAGGCGCTGACCTCTTAGGCACAACTCTCTATGGCTATACAGCAGACACTGAAAAGCTCGAACCTCCGGGATTTCAGCTTTTGACTGATATTGTTGCAGAGCTGTCTGTCCCTTGTATCTGTGAGGGGGGAATTGCGTCTCCACAAGCTGCGTATGATGCCTTAGAATTAGGCGCGTTCTCGGTTGTCGTGGGCACAGCGATTACTGGCATTGATGTGCTGGTCAGTCAATACTGCAGTGCTATTTTTAGAGCTGAAACCAAAAGCCAGCTATAA
- a CDS encoding zinc-dependent metalloprotease produces MVRQSRVLKYLAICVLGIFFASLLSFSLGNWSPSAAYAQMDEAGVEQSEERPTDGADEPRKPTGLRPFEELTKELEKQEGLFTTYSDLQKGKSYLALRPEQLNQNFLLIATLESGVGEAGLFRGWPINDLLVQFREVPGDRLQVVVPNTYVRNPEGQDWQQRLLESSFSDSVIFAVDIVSIDPESQAKLIDLSGLMMERDLANLAQRLGWVVSGYSRNQETSRVNSLEIFPQNLEIDTTVGFSGGGIPTDPIAALFGFSLQGLADDRGFTLGVRYSLSALPENNGYQPRTADERVGYFLSVFRAPLRAEQTDPFVRYINRWHLEKQNPDADLSPPQEPIVFWIENTVPPEYREAVKQGTLLWNESFEQAGFKDAVEVRQMPDDADWDPADVRYNVIRWSDSLAPWALGLGPSRVNPLTGQILDADIVIDANTVRLLQQQYQTRGLDRSPQSEVYLQLCGQRSQTWYLQWLALQQFGEAGLSMAQTFSEGYLPDDHCAGYLGGQQTAFGALALAVLPNNFTSTSLDDYIQQYLIALTAHEVGHTLGLRHNFAGSRLLAPGDLNNTDITRDRGLVSSVMDYFPPNIAPADVEQGDFFPTRLGPYDDWAIEYGYRTVPSSPFQQEERRLLDEILARSDAPELAYATDEDIFDFIDPEVNAWDLSDNPLQFARWQLENAQTVWQRLNRLSVNPGEGYGSLRRRVDLVFNYFQSNTWKLTDYIGGQRFRRLDPWETRDQNPLEPIPVEKQREALEILNQDVFAADAFEFSPQLLNQLPPDRWLHWGVSFAESQLDYPIYERVLAVQSMALSDLMLSERLARVRDMEFKTDTEDVLTIAELFESLYQTVWSEVTQTEDTVPEVSSLRRGLQRHHLNTLSNLVLRRTLWDALSAQSFTDFMALVSTLGAPEDARVLARYQLRQISQDVEDTLSRYGGRMAITTQAHLEDVRDRIERVLEAPLLGA; encoded by the coding sequence ATGGTTCGTCAGAGTCGAGTTTTGAAATACCTGGCCATTTGTGTCCTCGGTATCTTCTTCGCAAGTTTACTATCATTTTCTCTCGGTAACTGGAGCCCTTCAGCTGCCTATGCCCAAATGGACGAGGCGGGGGTAGAACAGTCCGAAGAGAGGCCAACGGATGGGGCTGACGAACCTAGAAAACCGACTGGGCTGCGGCCTTTTGAAGAACTCACCAAAGAGCTGGAGAAACAAGAAGGGCTGTTCACAACGTACAGCGATCTCCAGAAAGGAAAATCCTACTTAGCATTACGTCCAGAACAACTCAATCAAAATTTTCTGCTGATTGCCACCTTGGAATCTGGTGTGGGGGAGGCTGGGCTATTTCGGGGTTGGCCAATCAACGATTTGCTGGTGCAATTTCGAGAAGTTCCGGGCGATCGCCTGCAGGTGGTGGTGCCAAATACCTACGTTCGCAACCCCGAGGGGCAAGACTGGCAACAGCGTTTGTTGGAGAGTTCCTTTAGCGATTCCGTCATTTTCGCGGTCGATATCGTCAGTATTGATCCCGAGTCTCAGGCTAAGCTCATTGATCTGTCGGGCCTCATGATGGAGCGTGACTTAGCTAATTTGGCGCAAAGGCTAGGCTGGGTTGTCAGTGGCTATAGCCGTAACCAAGAGACGTCACGGGTCAATAGCCTCGAGATCTTTCCCCAGAATCTAGAAATTGATACGACTGTGGGGTTTTCGGGGGGGGGGATCCCCACAGATCCGATCGCGGCCCTCTTCGGGTTTTCTCTGCAGGGGCTGGCCGATGATCGGGGGTTTACCCTGGGAGTTCGATATAGCCTATCGGCTCTGCCAGAGAACAATGGCTATCAGCCTCGCACCGCCGATGAACGGGTGGGCTACTTTCTGTCTGTATTCCGGGCTCCCCTTAGGGCCGAACAGACCGATCCCTTTGTGCGCTACATCAATCGCTGGCATTTAGAGAAACAAAATCCGGACGCTGATCTTTCACCGCCGCAGGAGCCGATTGTCTTCTGGATTGAGAACACGGTGCCGCCAGAATATCGGGAAGCGGTCAAGCAAGGCACACTCCTGTGGAACGAGTCTTTTGAGCAAGCGGGCTTCAAAGACGCTGTTGAAGTGCGGCAAATGCCCGATGATGCGGATTGGGATCCTGCCGATGTTCGCTATAACGTGATCCGCTGGTCGGACTCCTTAGCGCCTTGGGCTTTGGGTTTAGGCCCCTCACGGGTGAACCCGCTTACCGGGCAGATTCTGGATGCCGATATTGTGATTGACGCCAATACTGTAAGGCTGCTGCAACAGCAGTATCAGACCCGCGGATTAGACCGTTCTCCCCAATCGGAAGTGTATTTGCAGCTGTGTGGGCAGCGATCGCAGACCTGGTATTTACAGTGGCTAGCGCTGCAGCAGTTTGGCGAAGCTGGTTTATCCATGGCTCAAACGTTCTCTGAGGGCTACCTGCCTGATGACCATTGCGCGGGGTATTTAGGCGGGCAACAAACCGCCTTTGGGGCCTTGGCCTTAGCTGTCTTGCCCAATAATTTCACGAGTACTTCCCTTGATGATTACATTCAGCAGTACTTAATCGCGCTGACGGCCCATGAAGTGGGGCATACCTTAGGGTTACGGCACAATTTTGCGGGTAGCCGCTTACTGGCGCCAGGGGATCTGAATAATACAGACATTACGCGTGATCGGGGATTAGTCAGCTCAGTAATGGACTATTTTCCTCCGAATATTGCCCCTGCCGATGTGGAACAAGGAGACTTTTTCCCAACTCGTCTTGGGCCCTACGATGATTGGGCGATTGAATATGGGTATCGAACAGTGCCCTCGAGTCCATTTCAACAAGAGGAGCGACGGCTCCTGGATGAAATTCTGGCGCGTAGCGATGCCCCTGAATTAGCCTACGCTACCGACGAAGATATCTTTGACTTTATTGATCCTGAGGTCAATGCTTGGGACTTGAGTGACAACCCTCTGCAGTTTGCCAGGTGGCAACTGGAAAATGCGCAAACTGTTTGGCAACGGCTCAACCGCCTGTCAGTTAACCCAGGTGAGGGCTATGGTAGCCTTCGGCGGCGTGTAGATTTGGTATTCAACTATTTCCAGAGCAATACCTGGAAGCTGACGGACTACATTGGTGGACAACGCTTCCGCCGGTTAGATCCTTGGGAAACGCGGGATCAAAATCCGTTAGAGCCTATTCCGGTAGAAAAGCAGCGAGAAGCCCTGGAAATTCTGAATCAGGATGTCTTTGCAGCAGATGCTTTCGAATTTTCTCCACAATTGCTCAATCAGTTACCGCCAGATCGGTGGCTACATTGGGGGGTCTCGTTTGCTGAATCCCAGCTAGACTACCCGATTTATGAACGGGTCTTAGCGGTCCAGAGCATGGCATTGAGTGACCTGATGCTGTCAGAGCGCCTAGCCCGTGTGAGAGACATGGAATTTAAAACAGACACCGAGGATGTTTTAACCATTGCGGAGCTGTTTGAGTCTCTCTATCAAACTGTTTGGTCAGAAGTCACCCAGACAGAAGACACAGTTCCAGAGGTGTCTAGCTTGCGACGCGGGTTGCAGCGCCATCACTTGAATACCTTGTCAAATTTGGTTTTGCGGCGAACCCTTTGGGATGCGCTCTCTGCCCAAAGTTTTACGGACTTTATGGCGCTGGTGTCTACCTTAGGGGCTCCTGAAGATGCGCGGGTGCTGGCCCGTTACCAACTCCGGCAGATCTCCCAGGATGTTGAAGACACCTTGTCGCGGTATGGAGGCCGCATGGCCATTACTACCCAAGCCCACCTGGAGGATGTGCGCGATCGCATCGAGCGGGTTCTAGAAGCGCCCTTGCTGGGGGCATAG
- a CDS encoding trypsin-like peptidase domain-containing protein: MTDSLDSKPSSASSPTPNRWAQRAGQSLFLMLVGAGLATAGIGALQATQPRLASRPSTTTTAEPTVAVNPTTAADNPIAPPPTTSSFVAQIVQNVGPAVVRIDASRTVVTRLPEVFQNPALRQFFSNVPESQERVEQGVGSGFIVSEDGQILTNAHVVEGSDTVQVTLKDGRILEGQVVGTDPFTDVAVIDIEAENLPTVTLSDSEQLQPGEWAIAIGNPLGLDNTVTVGIVSATGRSSGQVGVSDKRVDFIQTDAAINPGNSGGPLLNERGEVIGMNTAIIQNAQGIGFAIPINSVKRISDQLAATGRVEHPYLGIRMVVLNAQTKTMINQESNLNIQEEEGILIIEVMPNSPAARAGLKPGDILLSANGESVAESADVQQKVESTVIGEELPLQIRRDGQVRTVTVRPEALSAE, from the coding sequence ATGACAGACAGTCTTGACAGTAAGCCTTCCAGTGCCTCTTCACCTACCCCTAACCGGTGGGCTCAGCGTGCTGGTCAGTCACTCTTTTTGATGCTAGTGGGTGCCGGATTGGCCACTGCGGGGATCGGGGCATTGCAAGCGACGCAGCCGCGCCTGGCATCACGACCCAGCACCACTACGACGGCAGAGCCTACGGTGGCAGTAAACCCTACGACCGCTGCTGATAACCCTATCGCTCCTCCGCCAACAACTTCAAGCTTCGTTGCCCAAATTGTTCAAAATGTAGGGCCAGCGGTAGTTCGGATTGATGCGTCTCGCACCGTGGTTACCCGCTTGCCTGAGGTGTTTCAAAATCCTGCCCTCCGCCAGTTCTTTAGCAATGTGCCAGAGTCTCAGGAGCGCGTTGAGCAAGGGGTGGGTTCTGGATTTATCGTGTCTGAAGATGGCCAAATTTTGACCAATGCCCACGTAGTAGAAGGCTCGGATACGGTACAGGTCACTCTCAAAGATGGGCGCATCTTGGAAGGACAAGTTGTTGGGACAGATCCCTTCACGGATGTCGCGGTTATCGATATTGAGGCCGAGAATTTGCCGACTGTGACCCTGAGTGATTCTGAGCAGTTACAGCCAGGGGAATGGGCCATTGCGATCGGAAACCCCCTCGGCCTAGACAATACCGTAACGGTCGGGATTGTTAGTGCAACAGGCCGTTCGAGCGGGCAGGTCGGCGTTTCTGACAAGCGTGTAGATTTCATTCAAACAGATGCTGCGATTAACCCTGGCAATTCTGGAGGGCCGTTGCTCAACGAACGCGGCGAGGTGATTGGTATGAACACAGCCATTATCCAGAATGCTCAAGGGATTGGGTTTGCCATCCCCATCAATTCGGTCAAGCGAATTTCTGACCAACTCGCTGCAACTGGGCGAGTAGAGCATCCCTATCTGGGCATTCGCATGGTGGTGCTGAATGCTCAGACCAAAACGATGATTAACCAGGAAAGCAACCTCAATATTCAAGAAGAGGAAGGGATCTTAATCATTGAGGTAATGCCGAACTCTCCGGCTGCTAGGGCTGGGCTCAAACCCGGGGATATCTTGCTCAGTGCTAATGGAGAATCTGTCGCAGAATCCGCAGACGTGCAGCAGAAAGTGGAATCTACGGTGATCGGTGAGGAGTTGCCGCTACAAATTCGTCGGGATGGTCAAGTTCGGACTGTGACGGTGCGGCCAGAAGCCTTATCGGCCGAATAA
- a CDS encoding PAS domain S-box protein encodes MPSANPHSAPCSTPVASVENTSDGLFRAYVEAASDIVYTLDLKGTFTFVNPYGLKLIGAETYEEVVGRSYLDIVAPEYHMPTLEAFSNLLRTGELRDYEFAVLTKTGDRVVIEVNGRLLYQSGQLVGALGIGRDITERKRFEAQLKMFSKALDSAHDSALITDLEGNLLYTNLATQRIFGWPQEQLTDANLKIFFQNEEQVRWILNQAIGEGWSGQIVCQRHDHQPFSALVSVSSVCGEDDKTPTAVSIILRDITQQEQTEAELASKNLELARANQLKSEFLANMSHELRTPMTSILGFSSLLEQQVYGELNDRQRLYVSQIHQSGEHLLALINEVLDLSKVEAGQMDLHVKSILVKALCKDVLTMITAQAEMKQLTIHCTIPSDLPPLIADEMRVRQMLLNLLSNAIKFSKKGKAVGLDVQQADNRLLISVWDEGIGIPKEKQSLLFQPFQQLDSALSRQYEGTGLGLALTQRLARLHGGDITVKSEAGQGAKFTIHLPLDCRPGTQEGSHPVSHPDTAVEPDNQLSELPKDAPTGQVLLVEDNPINALLLEHMLSYWGYETIHMPNGQEALEWLASHRPILVLMDIHLPGIDGLEVTRQMRQHPDWEDIPVIAMTALVRSRDRDRCFEAGMQDYISKPINSAELVSILAKYTWGDE; translated from the coding sequence ATGCCAAGCGCGAACCCCCATTCAGCTCCCTGCTCTACACCGGTTGCTTCAGTCGAAAACACGTCAGATGGATTATTTAGAGCCTATGTAGAAGCTGCATCAGATATTGTCTACACCTTGGATCTAAAAGGTACCTTTACGTTTGTTAACCCCTACGGGCTGAAGTTGATTGGGGCAGAAACCTACGAAGAAGTCGTGGGGCGCTCTTATTTAGATATTGTTGCGCCTGAATATCATATGCCCACCTTAGAGGCTTTCTCTAATCTCTTAAGGACCGGTGAACTGCGTGACTATGAATTTGCCGTGCTGACTAAGACCGGCGATCGCGTCGTCATCGAAGTCAATGGGCGCTTACTATACCAATCTGGGCAGCTAGTCGGAGCCCTTGGAATCGGTCGCGATATTACTGAGCGGAAGCGGTTTGAAGCCCAGCTCAAGATGTTTTCTAAAGCGCTGGACTCTGCCCACGACAGCGCCTTAATTACCGACCTAGAAGGCAACCTCTTATATACGAACCTGGCAACTCAGCGAATTTTTGGGTGGCCTCAGGAGCAGCTAACCGACGCTAATCTGAAAATCTTTTTCCAAAATGAGGAGCAAGTTCGGTGGATTTTGAACCAGGCAATTGGGGAAGGATGGAGCGGTCAAATTGTCTGCCAACGCCACGATCACCAGCCTTTCTCAGCTTTAGTATCTGTCAGTTCAGTCTGCGGAGAAGATGACAAAACCCCTACTGCAGTTTCCATCATCCTGCGTGACATCACACAACAGGAACAGACCGAGGCTGAACTCGCCTCTAAAAACCTAGAACTGGCTCGGGCCAATCAGCTAAAGTCGGAGTTTTTGGCCAATATGTCCCATGAGCTGCGCACGCCGATGACATCTATCTTAGGTTTTTCGTCTCTTCTAGAACAGCAAGTGTACGGAGAACTCAACGATCGCCAACGGCTTTATGTCAGTCAAATTCATCAGAGTGGGGAGCATCTTTTAGCCCTCATTAATGAGGTGTTAGACCTTTCTAAGGTAGAAGCAGGACAGATGGATCTGCACGTCAAATCCATCTTGGTCAAGGCACTTTGTAAAGATGTGCTGACGATGATCACGGCTCAAGCAGAGATGAAACAGCTGACGATCCATTGCACGATTCCCTCAGACTTGCCACCGTTGATTGCTGATGAGATGCGGGTACGGCAAATGTTGCTGAACCTGCTGTCAAACGCCATCAAGTTCTCTAAAAAAGGCAAAGCGGTCGGGCTAGACGTTCAACAAGCAGATAATCGCCTCCTGATCTCCGTTTGGGACGAAGGGATTGGAATCCCCAAGGAGAAGCAGTCTTTACTGTTCCAACCCTTCCAACAGCTCGACAGTGCGCTATCTAGGCAATATGAAGGCACTGGCTTGGGACTGGCACTGACTCAAAGGCTCGCACGTCTCCACGGGGGTGACATCACGGTCAAGTCTGAGGCGGGTCAAGGGGCAAAGTTTACGATTCATTTACCATTAGACTGCCGCCCTGGAACTCAGGAGGGCAGTCACCCAGTCTCGCATCCTGATACAGCCGTTGAACCTGACAATCAACTCTCTGAATTACCCAAAGATGCACCAACTGGTCAGGTCTTGTTAGTCGAAGATAACCCAATCAATGCCCTATTGCTGGAACACATGCTCAGCTACTGGGGCTATGAAACGATTCACATGCCTAACGGGCAAGAAGCGTTGGAGTGGTTGGCCTCGCATCGTCCCATTCTGGTGCTCATGGATATCCATCTGCCTGGCATAGATGGGTTGGAAGTCACCCGTCAGATGCGTCAACATCCTGATTGGGAAGATATCCCAGTGATTGCGATGACGGCACTGGTGCGATCGCGCGATCGAGATCGCTGCTTTGAAGCCGGCATGCAAGACTACATCAGCAAACCCATTAACTCTGCTGAGCTAGTATCTATTTTGGCCAAATATACGTGGGGCGATGAGTAG
- the mug gene encoding G/U mismatch-specific DNA glycosylase: MSVLRKPTKAEIQAAYNQEVPDIIAPNLKVLFCGINASIYSAAVGHHFARPGNRLWKTLHQAGFTARLLSPEEDQTLLQWGYGMTNIVARATARADELDRTELLAGYHSLAAKVAQFRPDYLAILGITAYRTAFQKPKAKIGPQSESLHDSKIWVLPNPSGLNAHYQLNDLARVYGELLHAL; this comes from the coding sequence ATGAGTGTGCTGCGCAAGCCGACTAAAGCCGAAATTCAAGCTGCTTACAACCAAGAGGTTCCCGACATCATTGCCCCTAATCTCAAGGTCTTGTTCTGCGGGATTAATGCCAGCATCTACAGTGCTGCTGTGGGCCACCATTTTGCCCGTCCTGGCAACCGCCTTTGGAAAACACTTCATCAGGCAGGGTTTACGGCTCGCCTGCTAAGCCCTGAAGAGGATCAGACGCTACTTCAATGGGGGTATGGGATGACGAATATTGTGGCTCGAGCAACGGCGCGGGCTGATGAACTGGACCGGACAGAACTGTTGGCGGGGTACCACAGCTTGGCAGCAAAAGTGGCTCAGTTTCGTCCTGATTATCTGGCAATTTTAGGGATTACCGCTTACCGGACTGCCTTTCAAAAACCGAAAGCTAAAATTGGCCCTCAGTCCGAGTCCCTACATGACAGCAAAATTTGGGTGTTGCCAAATCCTAGCGGGCTCAATGCCCATTATCAGCTCAACGATCTGGCTCGGGTTTATGGTGAGCTTCTACACGCGCTGTAG
- a CDS encoding DUF4278 domain-containing protein: protein MKLAYRGVQYDYTPPAVEMSSSSDIGKYRGVDIRFRTVKKNSVQQPTLDLVYRGVSYHTGEAAPQAASAHRPSTPTVADVPAALADLEFKARMMLTGHHRNVKRRQQTMLTRLAADVGLAADAPQHWNHIQGKVHPSFWATYDRSHAASS from the coding sequence ATGAAACTAGCTTATCGCGGCGTTCAATACGATTACACTCCTCCCGCTGTGGAGATGAGCAGCTCTTCTGATATTGGGAAATATCGCGGCGTTGATATCCGCTTCAGAACCGTTAAAAAGAACTCGGTACAGCAACCTACGCTTGATTTGGTCTATCGGGGTGTGTCGTATCACACGGGTGAGGCTGCACCTCAAGCAGCATCTGCCCATAGACCCAGCACCCCAACCGTGGCAGATGTTCCTGCAGCACTGGCTGACCTGGAATTCAAAGCCCGCATGATGCTGACAGGCCATCACCGAAACGTCAAGCGTCGTCAGCAAACAATGTTGACTCGATTAGCAGCCGACGTGGGTTTAGCGGCAGATGCGCCCCAACACTGGAACCATATCCAAGGCAAAGTTCATCCTAGCTTTTGGGCAACGTATGACCGCAGTCATGCTGCTAGCAGCTAA
- the smpB gene encoding SsrA-binding protein SmpB yields MAESSNGYKVLSDNRQARHQYEVLETFEAGIELRGTEVKSIRAGKANLRDGYAQVRDGEVWLHNVHVSPHSTTIQAYNHDPRRTRKLLLHKGEIRKLIGKVEQKGLTLVPLKLYLTRGWVKVTIALAKGKKLHDKRETLKRKQEKREVERALKGGF; encoded by the coding sequence ATGGCAGAGTCTAGTAACGGCTATAAAGTTCTGAGTGATAACCGGCAGGCACGTCATCAGTATGAGGTTCTAGAAACCTTTGAGGCCGGTATCGAACTGCGGGGAACTGAGGTCAAGTCTATTCGGGCTGGCAAAGCCAACCTAAGAGATGGCTATGCTCAGGTCCGTGATGGAGAAGTGTGGCTGCATAACGTCCACGTCTCACCCCACAGCACAACCATCCAAGCATATAACCATGATCCCCGCAGAACGCGCAAGTTGCTCTTGCATAAAGGTGAAATTCGCAAGCTGATTGGCAAGGTGGAGCAGAAAGGCCTGACGTTGGTGCCTCTAAAGCTGTATCTCACACGCGGGTGGGTCAAGGTGACCATTGCCCTAGCCAAGGGCAAAAAGCTACACGATAAGCGAGAAACGCTGAAGCGCAAGCAAGAGAAGCGTGAAGTTGAGCGAGCTTTAAAGGGTGGATTCTAG
- a CDS encoding 2'-5' RNA ligase family protein, with product MSAPQSQPPSLQKSRFFIALLPPPNVQTYATELKEYFRDRYRSKAALRSPPHITLQAPFEWPTHEYERLTAALHCFNPKYPTIPIQLSGFGAFPPRVIYLAVEHTPELMTLQTELSQHLAETLAIVDPRSRSRPFHPHLTVAFRDLKPAAFRQAWPEFKQQAVQFTFSVQRLTLLVHTGQHWEVSTHIPTT from the coding sequence ATGTCTGCCCCTCAATCACAACCGCCTTCTCTACAAAAATCTCGGTTTTTTATTGCCCTTCTGCCGCCCCCCAACGTGCAAACATACGCGACAGAACTTAAGGAATATTTTCGAGATCGTTACCGTAGTAAAGCCGCCCTGCGATCGCCCCCACATATTACGCTACAAGCCCCCTTTGAATGGCCAACCCATGAATATGAGCGCCTCACGGCTGCTCTCCATTGCTTCAACCCCAAATACCCAACCATTCCAATTCAGCTGTCAGGGTTTGGGGCTTTCCCGCCTCGGGTCATTTACCTGGCAGTTGAGCACACACCAGAACTCATGACCCTACAAACTGAGCTGAGCCAGCACTTGGCAGAAACCTTGGCAATTGTTGACCCGCGATCGCGGAGTCGCCCCTTTCACCCCCATCTAACGGTTGCTTTTCGGGATTTAAAGCCTGCGGCCTTTCGGCAAGCCTGGCCAGAGTTTAAGCAGCAAGCCGTGCAGTTTACATTCTCGGTTCAACGGCTGACACTCCTAGTTCACACTGGTCAGCATTGGGAAGTCTCTACCCACATCCCAACAACATAA
- a CDS encoding potassium channel protein, with the protein MQTPFRHIIIGVSIFALTVVVAVTGYVLAGWPWIDAIYMVVITVFGVGYGEVQPLTSTALKLFTILVIIAGVLSVAYTLSGFIQLITEGEIRRVLNMKRMNKDIELLEDHVIICGLGRIGQMVARQLKAAHQPFIVLDHNPELLEFAQEQGYLMYLGNATDEHNLQAVQIHKARTLATVLPDDAANVFITLTAREMNPSLNILARGELPSTEKKLRLAGANHVVLPAAISAARMAHVIIHPSAVDFLAQTDGHASLNELLAELDIQLKELPADNSLVGGTIGDIEFFGKGTFIIVALRRVNGEVILHPGHDLYLAKGDSVILMGHQNDMPSFAKQKATRRQMRYRGAKLQP; encoded by the coding sequence ATGCAGACCCCATTTAGGCACATCATCATAGGGGTATCTATTTTTGCCCTCACGGTTGTCGTTGCTGTGACTGGCTATGTCCTGGCTGGCTGGCCATGGATAGACGCCATTTATATGGTCGTCATCACTGTTTTTGGCGTTGGGTATGGTGAGGTTCAGCCGTTGACGTCAACGGCGTTAAAGCTCTTCACTATTCTGGTCATCATTGCCGGAGTATTGTCGGTAGCCTACACCCTTTCAGGGTTTATTCAGCTAATTACCGAGGGCGAGATCCGTCGGGTTCTTAACATGAAGCGTATGAATAAAGACATTGAGCTTTTAGAGGATCATGTCATCATCTGCGGGCTAGGGCGCATTGGGCAAATGGTGGCGCGGCAGTTAAAAGCAGCACATCAACCCTTTATCGTGCTAGACCATAACCCCGAGCTGCTGGAATTTGCCCAAGAGCAGGGTTACTTAATGTATTTAGGCAATGCTACGGATGAACATAACCTGCAAGCGGTACAAATTCACAAGGCTCGCACCCTGGCAACGGTATTGCCAGACGATGCAGCCAATGTCTTCATTACCCTCACCGCTCGGGAAATGAATCCTAGCCTGAATATCTTGGCTCGCGGAGAACTGCCTTCCACGGAAAAAAAACTGCGGCTAGCCGGCGCTAACCATGTTGTCTTGCCTGCGGCGATTAGCGCTGCTCGCATGGCCCATGTGATCATCCATCCCTCAGCGGTAGACTTCCTTGCCCAAACTGACGGCCATGCCAGCTTAAACGAACTCTTGGCGGAATTAGATATTCAACTCAAGGAACTGCCGGCAGACAATTCTTTAGTGGGGGGAACCATTGGTGATATTGAGTTTTTTGGAAAAGGGACATTCATCATTGTGGCCCTGCGCCGTGTTAATGGAGAAGTCATTTTGCATCCAGGGCATGATCTGTATCTTGCCAAAGGGGACTCCGTGATTTTGATGGGGCATCAGAACGATATGCCCAGTTTTGCCAAGCAGAAAGCGACACGTCGACAAATGCGGTATCGGGGGGCAAAGCTACAGCCTTAG